The nucleotide window GTCCCCGGTTCGGAGCGGCTCGGCCCGTTGAAGTGCCCCGGGGTgcccggggacggggcgggggggtccccgctgaGCCCTTAATCCACTCCAGCCGCTAAGCGCCTTAACGGGCTgctcccgctgcctcccccccgccctgcgCCAGGAcagagcccccccgggggggcgggaggggagctggggcagTTGGGGAGGAGCGGGGCAGACCAGCGGGGCTGGCCGCGAGGATCCCTGTCCCCTTACTTGGGCAAGTTGGGGTGATGCAGGTGGGACGGTGGTGTGGCGGCACCCAGGGGTCCCcggctggggctgtgtgtgcgTTCGGGTGGCCGAGGCacaggcagggtgctggggagccCTGTGTGGGTGCTGCTGAGCTGCACTCGGGGGGACCCGTGGGTGGCcggggtgcctggggagggcaggacagCCCGCCCTTGCTCCCTCGCACCAGGAGATGCTGGTGCCTGCAGAGCCCCTGATGTTGCCTTTCCCGCTCGCAGTGACCCCGCAGGACAGCTGCACGTCATGGTGGACTACTACGAAGCGCTGGGGGTGAGCCGCAATGCCACCGCCGACGACATCAAGAAGGCGTAAGTGCGTGGCAGGCGCGCCCCTGCCTGCCGGGCAGAGCGGCCCGGCCCACCGCAGGGGCTCCTTGTGGGGCTGATGGGGACAGTGCCCAGCTCCAGAGGTGACAATCCAGCCTTTGTTTCCTTTGTGCGGAGGCCAGAGTGGGGCcgggctgtgctgctgcacaaAGGCACCTCTTGGTGGGGTTTGGTCCCTTTGTCCCCGCTCtcaccccggggctgggggtggaggCGGGTCCTGCTGGTGGAGGTGTCCCCTCTCTGCCGGAGGGTACGGGGATGGCAGAGGGCTGGGGTGTAGGGGCTCTGCTGATGTTAGGGTCGGTGACAGGAGCAGTGTGTTCCCTGTCAGGGACATGGACCCCATTGGTAGGTCCTGAGCTGCACCCCAGGCACTGCAGGGGTGCCCCAGGGGCAGATGGAGCATCCCACAGCTCCTGCTGGGCACCCTGACAAGGTCTTGCTGCTCCCACTGGGGAAGGGCATCACCTGGGTGGAATAAGTGCAGACTGGTGGCTTGCCTATGGGGGGGACAGAGATCCCTGCTTGGGAGGGCTTATTAAGAGTGGGTAAAAGAAGCTGGACAGCCTGGGTTAACCCCAGCTAGCTGCGGGCAGGAGGAAAGGGCTGCCTATACTCACCtggccccagcagcaccccagtgACCCCTGGTCCTTGCATGCCCGTGGCGGAGCCTGGGAAGGCTCCGGAGCAAACTTGGAGCAAACCTGTGAGCATCGTCTGGAGCCACTGCCAGTGCAGGTGCAGGCTGTGCTGCTGGGGTCACACTGCAAATACTTGCTTGGGAAGTGAACTAGTCCAGGAAGCTCCTGTTTGATGCCTGAGTCTGTAGGATGTGAGGTGGAAGGGGTTTGGGGTGCTCCTGCGCACAGAGTCAGAAGCATGCGCTCAGGGGGGGACCCTGGCACAGGAGCCCCTGCCACCCAAGGGGTGCTGTGTGCCCATCGCTGCCTGTCTGTGCAGGTACAGGAAGGCCGCGCTGAAATGGCACCCTGATAAAAACCCAGACAACAAGGAGTATGCCGAGCAGAGGTTCAAGGAGATCGCCGAGGCGTACGAAGTGCTGTCAGACAGTAAGAGCCCATGGTGCTGTTGTGCTGCCTGCCTTGGGGTGTCCTGCTGCTGGGGTCACCCAGGTGGCATCCCTGGACATCCCCAGGAGGCAGCAGGTCCCTCCAGCTTTACTGCCCAGCTGTGGGGCTTGGTTGCCACCCCAGATATCCCCTGAAACGGTTCTTGGGAGAGATTCTTGGGTTCTGGCTCTGGGATGAGGTCTCTCCAGTGGGGCTGAGGCTTGTGCATCCTCACCTGGTGCCCCCAGTTGGGTTTGGGAGCAGTGCCACCCCCCTCCTCTTTCTCCCTGCTGTTCTGCACCTCCCTTGGCCAGGGGAAGCGTTGGTGCTCCTGCCCATGCCTGGCAGCCGGGATCCCCACAGccccctttcttctccttccagaGCAGAAGCGTGATGTCTACGACCGCTATGGCAAGGAGGGACTCATGGGAGCAGGTGAGTGGGTGAGCAGGGCCACGGGTGCTAGTGGAGCTTTGGATACGGCCCCGTCTGAAGACCCGGTGTGGGTCTGTGCCCCCCTCTGCAGGCCTCCCTGCCCTTCCGGGGGTTCCTACCCAGGGCTTCACTTAACTGAGCCTTTTCCCTCTGGCAGGACCAGGGGGCTCCAGGGCCGATGCTGGGGCCCCCGAATTCACCTTCACGTTCCGCAGCGCTCACGACGTCTTCCGGGAGTTCTTTGGCGGGCGAGACCCCTTCGCCGACTTCTTTGGTGCGTGTGGGGCAgtgggggctgggggccagcTCTATGGCAACTCTGGCTGCGGGGCAGCCACTGAGCTCAGGGGAAGAGGGCGAGGCTGTCCTGGAGGGGGGTCCCCATGGCGGTGCCCTGCTTCTGGCTTGCCAAGCCACGAGGGCAGTGCTGATGGGGACAGGCCCTGCCTTCCAGATGAGATGCTGCCCTTCTCTGAGCTGCGAGGACCTGGCCCCCGGCACCATGGGGGAGGCCacttcttttcccccttcccaggaTCCTCAGGTAGGAGACACTACTAGCCCCTGCCCGGCAGGGGAGTCCTGGGACACCGGGTCTTCCTGTGCAGGGTCCATCCCCTGCCTTCCTCGTGCCCCCCACCCTGGCACCGACCTTGTTGCTCACTTCTTCAGATTTCTTCGCCTCATCCTTCGGCTCCGGTGCTGATGCAGGGTTGGGCTTCCGCTCTGTCTCCACTTCCACCACCTTCGTTAATGGCAGGCGCATCACCACCAAACGGTGAGGGCAGTGCAAGACCACCTTGCCCCCTGGATCCCCCCCTTATTGGCACGCCTCAGACCATGCAACTTGCTGCTCTCACTGCCTGGCACTTGAccatccatctgtctgtctgcaggATTATTGAGAATGGGCAGGAGCGGGTGGAAGTGGAGGAGGACGGGGAGCTGAAGTCGATCCACATTGATGGTGAGAAGCGGCACCACAGACTGATTTGCTGGGGTCCGGCAGTGCCACCTCCCAGCACACTTTCCTTTTGGGGACCCCTCTCCTCCTTtggggtggccggggagtgctGCATCCAGGCTTAGTTTTGGGCTGAGCTCTGGTTTGGGACTCTGCCATGGAAGATTGGTGGGGTGGGCAGGAGTTGCTGGGGCCCCGTGCCAGCTCTGGGGAGCTGAAGCAGACACAACCCCCACCCCTTGCTCCTGTCCCCACAGGTGTCCCTGACGATATGgctctggggctggagctgagccGGCGGGAGCAGCAAGCCTTCCCCAGCCCACGGCCCCCATcgcccccgccgcctgccccacACCGGCCCCCGAGCTCCTCTCCCGTCTGCCTCTACACGGACAGCGAGGATGAGGACGAGGACTTGCAGCTGGCCATGGCCTACAGCCTCTCTGAGATGGAGGCTGCGGGGCACCACCAAGCAGGTGGGCACGGCCCCGGCGTCCCGCCGGCCCCAGGGGGCAGCCTCAGCACCCCATCCTCTGCCCGCAGAGCCCGTGGTCCCCAGGGGGGGCCAGAGCGGGAGGTGCCAGGGGCTGGCAGCCCTGCCACAGTGGGGCACGAACCTGCCCCCAAAACGAAGCAGTGGCACTGCCCCTTGCTCTGAGTGTGGGGGCCGGGGTTGTGCCACCCcctctgtggggcagggagaggaaagggtGGGTGGGGTCTCGCTGCCTGGGACtcagctcctgcctctcccagcaAGGGGGGAtctctcctgccctgctgctgttCAGGAGGGTGGGTGGCTGGTGGCATCCTGGTGGGAGGTGCTGCCAGAGTTGGGGGTTGTGGCTGGAAGAAGGGACTTGGTGGGGTCCCAGGAAGAggggcagctccctgccctggctCCTGGAAGCACAGGGTGCCCATGGGCAGGTgtgccctggctctgcctgctcctctctccctgccagccctgcagacaggcaggggctgcagccagtgcctccctggctgctgcctgccccaggaAATACTGGGTCGGGGTCCCCCTTCTCGCAGGGATGGGTGCGCACGTGGGCTCTGCTTGGTGCCTTGTGTCTGTCTCTCCCCTCTGGATGCTGTCGCTCCTGCCTGTactccctccttctcctctgtCCCCTCCATCGCAGACCCTGCCTGGTCACCTCCATCCTTACGCCTTACACGCCCTGCAGGGCATTGTCACCCCCTCACCTTGGCCTGGGGGTACTGTCCCTCTCTGCTTCCCGCAGCAGCAGTGACCCTCATTGATGCTCCCAGTTGTTCCCACCCTCACCATGCCCATGGTTGTGCCTTGGCTCTCCTCCTCCTGGgaccttcctccttccctccctgcccttccccagccctgggctgaGGAGGGTTTCACGGGTGCTGTTGTGTCCCCCCCTCCGCTTGTCTCCCCAGGTGTGTTCTGAGGCTGCTGCGCCCGGGGACCGCGCACGCCCACGGAGGCTCTCCCAGCCAGGACTCCGCTTTGTCCCTGCAcggccaccccctgccacccccttcccccagcaccctCTGGTTCCATGGGATGTGGTGGGAGGGGGGGCATGACAGGGCTTATGGTCAAGCAATACCTGGGGCCAGGGGGGCTGCCCTGCaggtggggggggagggtggTGATGGGGGGCTGGAAGGGAGGGGGGGGTTGCTGTAGATTAggctgctggggggtgctggtggcaggcAGCGAGGGGCAGCATGGCTGGGCTCAGCCagtggggctgggctctgccccccTCCTCGCTGTagctgccccccccaccccccccacccctctcctgCTGACAGCTGTCAATAAACCTGTTTGCAGTAGCTGCTGCCTGTGGGGTATCTCTGGGCTGGGGCCTGTAAGGTCCCCCCCAATCCTTCCCTGCAGGCAGGGTGGCCCAGGTCCAGCTGCTCCCATCTGGCAGTTGTGGGGCACAGGCCATGCtcctggggggaggggggaagacaCGCACACAGTCCCTGTACCCCCCATACACACACAGTGAGAGGCCAGGCCTGGCTGCAGCTGCACAAACGCGACACGAGAACTTTATTCACATCAAGatacaaaattatatttctctAGAAATTTCTTTTCCGCTCAAGTGACGaggcagggagcacacagaggGAACGTGGGGGTGTGCCAGGCCCCCCTGCACCCAGTGCCGCCCAACCACAGGGGACCCCTGCCCACTCCTGCCCCATGCCCAGGGAGGGAGCTGACACAGGACCACCAGTGTTGGGGGGCAAGAGAGTGGCTGGAGGGGGCCCACAACCaactcccagcagcagcacctggcCCCCTCCTCCACAGGGGATAGGGGACACAAGCCCAGTCCCCTCTGGTGGCAGTGGGTGCGATGGGGTCCCATGCCCTGCACCCAGAGAGGCTGAGCCCTGTATccctggggagaggggcagggggggctAGGAGGGAGGGaaacagagccagcagcacagacAGCGTTTCAcagggagagcagggcagggcgAGGAGGGCACACGAAGCCAGGGGGGCATGGGGGAAGACGAGAGGGGAGGGCTCCTCGCCATCACTGCGGCAGCGCCTTCAGGATGGCGTTCACTTCCTCAGCCACGGCTGTCAATGCAAACTCAAACTGGTCctgggggagcagaggaggggggCATGAGGGTCCCCACCAGCCCGGCTCTGGGGGCTGTGCGTGCTCAGGGCGGGAGGGGAGCCCCAGTTTGGGGGGGGTACCTTGGTCTGCACCATGCCAGGCCGCTGGTCTCGGATGTGCTCCAGTGTAGCAGCTATGTCTATCTCCTTCACCcctggggcagaggaggaggaggagggcgctAGGAGGGGGGTCCCTGGGCCGAGCACATGGCCCTGCACCCCTCAGACAGGGCAGAAGCGGTGCTGCCCTGCACCCACCTTTGGCCATTCGATTCAGAACCATGTCGATGAGGATGTACGTCCCGGTCCTGCCTGCACCGTCACTGCAAGACACAGACGCTTGGAACAGGGGGACAAGCTCCAGGGACTGGTCCTGGCCTGTAGATCCCAGCCTTGCAGCCCCCCTGCCAGTCTGTACCCCCCCTTCCATCCCCAGCAGTACCTGCAGTGCACGATAATAGGGCAGGAACGACCCCGATAGCACTTGTTCACCTTCCTGCAATGACAAGAGGAAGAAGGTCAGGGCCCCGCCCTGCTGGGGACGAGGCTGTGCTAGGTGTCCCTCACTGTGCTGAGCCAGGGGGGGCAGCAGGCACCCCATGATGTGGCCCTGGGGGTCCGGTGCAtggctgctcctgcctccccagCGGTGCTGGGCATGGGATGGGGACCATGGGTGGAAAGGGgccagggcagggagatgagCCTGGCTCCTTGGGTGCCTGGCCCAGGGAGGGGAGCAGTAGCAGAACCCCCAAGGGAGCAGCTCTGGTCCGGTGGGGCGCGAAGCTGGGGGCCAGGCGCCGGCGGGGCTCCCGGCATGCTCCATGCAGCAGGCACGGCTGCCAACGATCACTTTTGTGACTATGCAACTGGAGCCAGATTACTAGCTGCAAATCACAAAAATG belongs to Athene noctua chromosome 7, bAthNoc1.hap1.1, whole genome shotgun sequence and includes:
- the DNAJB2 gene encoding dnaJ homolog subfamily B member 2 isoform X2, which gives rise to MVDYYEALGVSRNATADDIKKAYRKAALKWHPDKNPDNKEYAEQRFKEIAEAYEVLSDKQKRDVYDRYGKEGLMGAGPGGSRADAGAPEFTFTFRSAHDVFREFFGGRDPFADFFDEMLPFSELRGPGPRHHGGGHFFSPFPGSSDFFASSFGSGADAGLGFRSVSTSTTFVNGRRITTKRIIENGQERVEVEEDGELKSIHIDGVPDDMALGLELSRREQQAFPSPRPPSPPPPAPHRPPSSSPVCLYTDSEDEDEDLQLAMAYSLSEMEAAGHHQAGVF
- the DNAJB2 gene encoding dnaJ homolog subfamily B member 2 isoform X1 — translated: MVDYYEALGVSRNATADDIKKAYRKAALKWHPDKNPDNKEYAEQRFKEIAEAYEVLSDKQKRDVYDRYGKEGLMGAGPGGSRADAGAPEFTFTFRSAHDVFREFFGGRDPFADFFDEMLPFSELRGPGPRHHGGGHFFSPFPGSSDFFASSFGSGADAGLGFRSVSTSTTFVNGRRITTKRIIENGQERVEVEEDGELKSIHIDGVPDDMALGLELSRREQQAFPSPRPPSPPPPAPHRPPSSSPVCLYTDSEDEDEDLQLAMAYSLSEMEAAGHHQAGGHGPGVPPAPGGSLSTPSSARRARGPQGGPEREVPGAGSPATVGHEPAPKTKQWHCPLL